One genomic segment of Sparus aurata chromosome 24, fSpaAur1.1, whole genome shotgun sequence includes these proteins:
- the pnpla4 gene encoding patatin-like phospholipase domain-containing protein 4, translating to MTVVNLSFAACGFLGIYHLGAMEAFLRNGDKLLGSLRACAGASAGALVAAVMITAPDKLEHCKEFTYRFASNVRQQRFGAVTPGYNFMLTLREGIEEILPSEAHSLATDRLYVSITHSKSGKNHIVSRFTSREELIKALLASSYVPVYAGLKPVEFKGQKWIDGGFTDSLPILPVGRTITVSPFAGMQDVCPVHRGSFNTQLRLANMKVMFSMENIKRLNQALFPPSTSSMQSLCDEGYSDAVRFLRREAWMS from the exons ATGACAGTTGTGAACCTGTCCTTCGCAGCTTGTGGCTTTTTGGGGATCTACCACCTGGGTGCCATGGAGGCCTTTCTCCGCAATGGGGACAAGCTGCTGGGCTCCCTCAGGGCCTGTGCGGGGGCCTCAGCCGGGGCCCTGGTGGCTGCTGTAATGATCACAGCCCCTGACAAGTTAGAG CACTGTAAAGAGTTCACCTACAGGTTTGCAAGCAACGTGAGGCAACAGAGGTTTGGAGCCGTCACACCAGGATACAACTTCATGCTCACGCTACG GGAGGGGATTGAAGAGATTCTGCCTAGCGAGGCTCACAGTCTGGCTACTGACCGCCTCTACGTCTCAATAACGCACTCCAAAAGTGGCAAGAACCACATCGTATCCAGGTTTACCTCCAGGGAGGAGCTCATAAAG GCTCTACTGGCGAGCAGCTATGTGCCTGTCTATGCTGGACTGAAACCAGTGGAATTCAAAGGACAG AAATGGATCGATGGAGGGTTCACTGACAGCCTGCCCATACTGCCCGTGGGACGAACCATCACCGTGTCTCCCTTTGCTGGAATGCAGGATGTTTGTCCTGTCCACAGAGGGTCCTTCAACACTCAACTCCGACTGGCCAACATGAAAGTAATG TTCTCCATGGAGAACATCAAACGTCTCAACCAGGCTCTGTTCCCTCCATCCACCAGCAGCATGCAGTCTTTATGTGATGAAGGTTACAGTGACGCTGTGAGGTTCCTGAGGAGGGAGGCGTGGATGAGCTGA